CCCACCTTGCGTTGTGGCAGATCAGGCATGGTCTCCTCCTGCTGGCGGCAGCGCATCACAGAGCAGGGCGATCTCCTCGCCCAGGGCTTGCGCCAGGGCCAGGCCGCCCTCGTTCAGTTCGGCGATGCCCTGCGGTTTCAAGTCGCGATGCTGGCGGTAGAAATCCAGGATGGCGTAGGACTTGACCACCTGACCGCCCGCCTGTTGCACGTTCACGGTGGCGCAGGCCAGCTTGCAGCCATCCAATGTGATCGCGCCGGCCTGGCGCACGGTCGCGCACGCCTCTTCATCGCCCAACACCAGCAGCGATAGTGGCACGATCTGTGTGCTATCGGGGCGCAACTCCGCCGCCACATAGGCGGCCTCGCGGGTCACAGTGCCATAGGTTTTGCCGATGCCGCTGCACGGGATCAGCACCAGACGTGGGTCGCTCATGCCGCTGCCTCCGCTTGCGCCGTCATCACCCGCAGATAGGCCGGGGCGTCGAGGAGGCCGGGGATGGGCCAGACGTCCGGCTTTAGCTCGACCAGCCAGCCATCGCCATAGGGATCCTGATTGATTCGTTCGGGCGCCTCGGCCAGGCCCTCGTTCACGGCGGTGATCAGCCCGGCGCAGGGCGAGACCAGGCCGACATCGACCTTGACTGTCTCGATCGTTGCCAGCTCCTCCCCGGCCTCGACCCGACGACCGGCAGGCGGCAGCTCGAGGAAGGCAATATCGCCGCTGGATTGCTGCCTGAAGTCGGTCAAGCCGATGCGGACAGCGCCGGCGTCGCCCACCGGCGCCAGCCACAGACCGGCGTCGGTGTACCAGCAATCGGCCTTGACCCGAAAGATGAACTTAGCGATGGTTGCCTGCAGAAAAGCGGTCATCGTGCTCCTTTCTCAAACGGTGGGCTGGCATTTCGGACAGTTGCAGCCGGGGATGCTGCCGCGCGCCACCAGGGCGAGGTCGCCCGCCGCCCGCGCCGGCCCGAAGGCGGCGTCGAGTTGGCGGACGATGCGTTCGTCCGCCACCCGGTAGAAGACGTTGTTGCCCTCTTTGTCGTCGCTGATCAGCCCGGCGTTGCGTAACACGGCCAGTTGTTGTGAGACATAGGGCTGTGGCTTGCCCAACACCGCCGACAGATGGCAGACGCATTCGCTCTCCCGGCGCAGCAGGTCGAGGATTTGCAGGCGCATGGGATGGGCCATCAGTTTGAGGAGGTGGGCTTGTTCGCGATACGGGTTCATAGGGAAACGTCTATATAGACATTCTTGCATATTCTAGCAACAAGCTTTGGCGCCGGATATGACGCGCGTCATATTCAGGCGATTCGATGCCCCCTTTTGATCACCAAGAAGAGCGCGCCACAGCCCAGAAATCCGGCTTTGCCCTCGGGTCAGTCCGCCGATCTCGCGCCGATGAAACCCGTGAAATCTTCACTCGTAATCGTCGCCAACTCCGCGCCCGGATAGGCAGCAAGGAACTCTTCGCGCACCACCGCCCGCATTTTGCCCTGCCACTTGAACTCGTAGCCAAAGAGCCGGCCTTCCCGCTCCTCGACCAAATCCAATTCCTTCTGGTCGTAGGTGCGCCAGAAATAGGTGTTGGCCTGGCGACCGGCGTATTCGTTGGCTTTGCGACGCTCGACCATGAGATAGTTTTCCCATAGTTGGCCGATGTCGTTGCGCAGCCCCAGGCGGTTGAAGTTCTGGATCAGACTGTTGCGCACGCCGTTGTCATAGAAATAGTAGCGTGAGTTCTTGCTGATCTCTTTGCGCAGGTTGCGCGAGAGGCCGCCCACCTTGAAGATGACGAAGACTTTCTCCAGCAGGTCGAGGTAGCGTTCGACGGTCTGGCGGTTGAGGGAAAGATTGGTTGCCAGTTCCGACGCCGAGACCTCCTGG
The Caldilineales bacterium DNA segment above includes these coding regions:
- a CDS encoding putative zinc-binding protein; this encodes MSDPRLVLIPCSGIGKTYGTVTREAAYVAAELRPDSTQIVPLSLLVLGDEEACATVRQAGAITLDGCKLACATVNVQQAGGQVVKSYAILDFYRQHRDLKPQGIAELNEGGLALAQALGEEIALLCDALPPAGGDHA
- a CDS encoding glycine cleavage system protein H; this encodes MTAFLQATIAKFIFRVKADCWYTDAGLWLAPVGDAGAVRIGLTDFRQQSSGDIAFLELPPAGRRVEAGEELATIETVKVDVGLVSPCAGLITAVNEGLAEAPERINQDPYGDGWLVELKPDVWPIPGLLDAPAYLRVMTAQAEAAA
- a CDS encoding metalloregulator ArsR/SmtB family transcription factor; translation: MNPYREQAHLLKLMAHPMRLQILDLLRRESECVCHLSAVLGKPQPYVSQQLAVLRNAGLISDDKEGNNVFYRVADERIVRQLDAAFGPARAAGDLALVARGSIPGCNCPKCQPTV